In a genomic window of Temperatibacter marinus:
- a CDS encoding peptidoglycan D,D-transpeptidase FtsI family protein yields MTTETFNRSLVDPAKPVLGEGVSEGRVDGGLDGSQKSSLMAARSRVSFLMAGFVALNAVFAGKLLYLGSEKGFQAPKPIAPIVAEAGPIVAEKKFSRKDILDRNGEILATSLEVQSLGVNRSKVKDPDLLAEQVVAIIPEMDLARLRQKLSRKAGFIRLHQKLTPKQAYAINALGNPALRLDSREERIYPQGRLGAHVLGFVNVDGDGLAGIEHFMNERLSNGKVDDESSVKLSIDMNVQHALTNELSEAKNAFRALGAAGLIMDVSTGEMLALASLPDYDPNVGSKATGEERRNRATKSLYELGSTMKTFTFAAAFEDGLISMNDRFDATKPIRVDGFTINDDHPKARVLSVPEVFIYSSNIGTSKIADLIGSDKQKAFLDKLGLLDRASLELTEVSRPLLPQRWSDATRATVSYGHGISLSPLHLVGSISAMINGGVLHQPTLLKTSEFVAGKRVISRETSEKMRQLMRLTVKTGTGKNANAKGYRVAGKTGTARKVIKGQYSRKHTVSSFVAAFPIDDPKYVVFVLLDEPKGYLNSGGMAAAPVVQHVVRRIAPILNVAPMKEDVSPYQRLSYLIEKEGK; encoded by the coding sequence GTGACGACAGAAACTTTTAACCGCTCACTTGTTGATCCAGCGAAGCCTGTGTTAGGAGAGGGAGTCTCGGAAGGGCGCGTGGATGGTGGCCTTGATGGGAGTCAGAAATCTTCACTTATGGCGGCACGCTCGCGGGTAAGTTTTTTGATGGCAGGGTTCGTTGCGTTGAATGCTGTTTTTGCTGGGAAGCTTTTATATCTTGGATCAGAAAAAGGATTTCAAGCGCCAAAGCCGATTGCTCCTATTGTTGCTGAGGCTGGGCCAATTGTTGCAGAGAAGAAATTCTCCCGTAAAGATATTTTAGATCGAAATGGTGAAATTTTAGCAACTTCTCTGGAGGTGCAAAGTTTAGGCGTTAATCGCTCAAAAGTGAAAGACCCAGATCTATTGGCTGAGCAAGTCGTTGCGATTATACCAGAGATGGATCTGGCCCGTCTAAGGCAGAAGCTTTCAAGGAAAGCGGGCTTTATACGTCTTCATCAAAAATTAACACCAAAACAAGCATACGCAATCAATGCGCTGGGCAACCCGGCTCTCCGTCTGGATAGTAGGGAAGAGCGCATTTACCCGCAAGGTCGTCTCGGGGCTCACGTTCTGGGATTTGTCAACGTGGATGGTGACGGCCTCGCGGGCATAGAACACTTCATGAATGAACGTCTGTCAAATGGGAAGGTAGATGACGAATCGTCCGTGAAACTTTCTATCGATATGAATGTTCAGCATGCTTTAACGAACGAACTCTCTGAGGCTAAGAATGCTTTCAGGGCCCTTGGGGCTGCTGGGTTGATCATGGATGTTTCAACAGGCGAAATGTTAGCCTTGGCTTCATTGCCAGATTACGATCCAAACGTTGGGAGTAAAGCAACGGGCGAAGAGCGTAGAAATCGGGCGACGAAAAGCTTATATGAGCTCGGCTCGACAATGAAAACCTTCACTTTTGCGGCGGCTTTTGAAGATGGGTTGATCTCGATGAATGACAGATTTGATGCGACCAAGCCTATTCGTGTTGATGGTTTCACAATTAATGATGATCATCCTAAGGCGCGGGTTCTCTCTGTTCCAGAAGTCTTTATTTATTCTTCAAATATTGGCACGTCTAAGATTGCTGATCTTATAGGGTCTGATAAGCAAAAAGCTTTTTTAGATAAGCTTGGCCTTTTGGATCGTGCATCTTTGGAATTAACAGAAGTGTCTCGGCCTCTCTTGCCTCAGCGATGGTCGGATGCGACACGGGCGACGGTCTCATATGGTCATGGAATTTCTCTATCGCCTCTGCATTTGGTTGGTAGTATTTCCGCAATGATTAATGGGGGTGTTCTGCATCAACCCACACTGTTGAAGACATCTGAATTTGTAGCAGGGAAGCGCGTAATTAGTCGTGAAACAAGTGAAAAGATGCGTCAGCTTATGCGGTTGACTGTAAAGACTGGGACTGGGAAAAACGCTAATGCTAAAGGATATCGCGTCGCTGGAAAGACGGGCACGGCTCGAAAAGTCATAAAGGGCCAGTATAGTCGAAAACATACAGTGTCTTCATTTGTCGCTGCTTTTCCGATTGATGACCCCAAATATGTCGTATTTGTCCTTTTAGATGAGCCTAAGGGGTATCTGAACTCAGGGGGGATGGCAGCCGCGCCGGTGGTACAGCACGTGGTTCGGCGCATTGCACCAATATTGAATGTGGCGCCGATGAAGGAAGATGTCTCTCCTTATCAACGCCTATCATACTTGATTGAGAAAGAGGGTAAATAA
- the rsmH gene encoding 16S rRNA (cytosine(1402)-N(4))-methyltransferase RsmH, whose product MSAAVTPLSQLNDPVHKPVMIDEVLATMAPQCGDVIVDGTFGAGGYTRALLKGAECQVFGVDRDPDAILRAKALKEAFGSRFEILNGCFGDMQDLLAHVGVEKVDGIVLDIGVSSYQLDEAERGFSFRSDGPLDMRMGQSGQSAADIVNTLEADELANILYDFGEEKKSRKIAAAIVRSRESDEGPIETTLRLADIIAGAVGFRRVKGKKLIHPATRSFQALRIYVNDELGELRRGLAAAERLLNPGGRLVVVSFHSLEDRIVKQYIAEKAGRVPSGSRHMPHVDRSEQPTFKVIKSSGLKPTAEEEASNPRSRSARLRYAVRTEALCASTGGGDA is encoded by the coding sequence ATGAGTGCAGCAGTGACCCCTCTCTCTCAATTGAATGATCCAGTTCATAAACCTGTGATGATTGATGAAGTGTTAGCGACAATGGCGCCTCAATGCGGTGATGTGATTGTTGACGGAACCTTTGGAGCGGGTGGTTACACTCGAGCTTTGTTAAAGGGGGCTGAGTGTCAGGTGTTTGGTGTTGACCGGGATCCTGACGCTATCCTGCGTGCGAAGGCATTAAAAGAGGCTTTTGGAAGTCGATTTGAAATTCTGAATGGATGTTTTGGTGATATGCAGGATCTTCTCGCTCATGTGGGTGTTGAGAAGGTGGATGGTATTGTTCTTGATATCGGAGTGTCTAGCTATCAACTTGATGAGGCGGAGCGCGGGTTTTCTTTTCGTAGCGACGGCCCGCTAGATATGCGCATGGGACAATCTGGTCAGTCTGCTGCGGACATCGTGAATACGTTGGAAGCGGATGAGTTGGCGAATATTCTCTATGACTTTGGTGAAGAGAAGAAATCGCGAAAGATAGCTGCAGCCATCGTGCGTTCGCGTGAGAGTGATGAGGGGCCCATAGAAACAACGCTACGTTTGGCAGACATTATTGCAGGGGCTGTTGGCTTTAGGCGGGTAAAGGGGAAGAAGCTCATTCATCCTGCTACACGAAGTTTTCAGGCGCTTAGAATTTATGTGAATGATGAGTTGGGCGAACTGCGCCGTGGATTGGCAGCAGCAGAAAGGCTGTTGAATCCGGGAGGGCGCTTAGTTGTTGTCAGCTTCCATTCATTAGAAGATCGCATTGTTAAGCAGTATATTGCAGAAAAAGCAGGGCGGGTACCTAGTGGATCTCGTCACATGCCGCATGTGGATCGCTCTGAACAGCCGACTTTTAAAGTGATAAAATCTAGTGGGTTGAAGCCTACAGCTGAGGAGGAAGCGTCAAATCCAAGGTCACGATCGGCACGCCTGCGCTATGCAGTCCGTACAGAGGCTTTATGTGCTTCTACTGGAGGGGGTGATGCGTAG
- a CDS encoding UDP-N-acetylmuramoyl-tripeptide--D-alanyl-D-alanine ligase, translated as MFDPVWTALEISQSLGMPVQDFKACTGVQIDSRSIVPGDLFVALSGCETDGHNFVSNAFESGAHAAIVSRLPSDLEQSDERLIFVEDTGVALNRLAHAARARASARCIAVTGSAGKTSVVQALRAALARAGEAHSSIKSFNNHVGVPVSLARMHAQSEYGVFEVGMSAQGEIEPLAQLIKPDVCIITTIGAAHLKAFEDREAIAREKASIFKGMSAGGTAIIGMQHAYSDLLCTLAKAHDLKVIKVGFDDQCDVRPVKVYEQATCSCLSIGLADRLITFKVNQPGPEWILNAMMILTAVNAVKGDIAEAALSLASLVPEKGRGRLHELMFENGTVTLQDDSYNANPLSMRAALGRFARLTKETTQKSIAVLGDMAELGRNEEAEHLALVPYLKQTGFDLALTVGDYMPKASKEAGIETISCKNVAEISDVLQTKLSGNELIYVKGSNSTHLTRVVDDLIKLSRYEGHTTALGQGA; from the coding sequence ATGTTTGATCCTGTTTGGACAGCTTTGGAAATATCACAGTCTCTCGGTATGCCCGTGCAGGATTTTAAGGCCTGTACTGGGGTTCAGATTGATAGCCGATCTATAGTGCCGGGTGATTTATTTGTTGCCCTGTCAGGGTGTGAAACAGATGGACATAATTTTGTTTCAAATGCTTTTGAAAGTGGCGCACATGCAGCCATTGTGAGTAGGCTTCCAAGTGATCTTGAACAATCAGACGAGCGTTTAATCTTTGTTGAAGATACGGGCGTTGCTTTGAATAGACTGGCTCACGCAGCTCGCGCTCGAGCGTCGGCTCGCTGTATTGCTGTAACAGGAAGTGCAGGAAAAACAAGTGTTGTGCAAGCTCTGAGAGCAGCTCTAGCAAGAGCTGGAGAGGCGCATTCAAGTATCAAAAGCTTTAATAATCATGTGGGTGTGCCCGTGTCGCTTGCCCGTATGCATGCTCAGTCAGAGTACGGGGTTTTTGAAGTCGGTATGTCAGCACAAGGTGAGATTGAACCGCTAGCTCAGTTAATTAAGCCCGATGTCTGTATTATTACCACAATTGGTGCAGCCCATTTAAAAGCCTTTGAGGATCGTGAGGCGATTGCGCGTGAGAAGGCTTCTATTTTTAAAGGGATGTCAGCAGGCGGGACCGCAATCATAGGTATGCAGCATGCCTACAGCGACCTTTTATGCACGCTTGCAAAAGCGCATGATCTGAAAGTTATTAAGGTTGGGTTTGATGATCAATGCGATGTAAGGCCCGTTAAAGTATATGAGCAGGCAACCTGTTCGTGCCTCTCCATAGGTCTTGCAGATAGACTCATTACCTTTAAGGTTAATCAACCGGGGCCAGAGTGGATCCTTAATGCGATGATGATACTCACAGCAGTTAATGCTGTAAAAGGGGATATTGCTGAGGCTGCACTTTCGCTGGCTTCTCTTGTACCTGAAAAGGGCAGGGGTCGATTGCATGAACTGATGTTTGAAAACGGCACAGTGACCCTGCAAGACGATAGCTATAATGCTAACCCTTTATCAATGAGGGCTGCACTTGGCAGGTTTGCCCGTCTCACAAAGGAAACGACGCAAAAATCCATCGCTGTTCTTGGGGATATGGCTGAACTTGGTCGGAATGAAGAAGCAGAACATTTGGCCCTTGTCCCCTATTTAAAGCAGACAGGGTTTGATCTGGCGTTAACCGTTGGGGATTATATGCCAAAAGCTTCAAAAGAGGCAGGAATAGAGACAATTAGCTGTAAAAATGTTGCAGAAATATCTGATGTTTTACAAACCAAATTAAGCGGGAATGAGCTAATTTACGTTAAGGGCTCAAATTCAACACATTTAACAAGAGTAGTTGATGACCTTATTAAACTTTCTCGCTATGAAGGGCACACAACAGCGCTTGGGCAAGGCGCTTAA
- a CDS encoding division/cell wall cluster transcriptional repressor MraZ, protein MAFFVEEVIGKIDSKGRTSLPAPYRSELEGSEFFGIVVFKSLEDNCYIGSDIEYLKNLFDRVAEEHGPFSRQMKIFRREVVSKSKRLSVDADGRIVIPQAIRSQLGIDKQLVYSGGGDFFEIWSAESFAKAHDSDASEALEVLNGLPARKQSVTMNDLFGGGDA, encoded by the coding sequence ATGGCATTCTTCGTAGAAGAGGTGATTGGTAAAATTGATAGCAAGGGGAGGACGAGTCTTCCTGCGCCCTATCGCTCTGAACTCGAAGGATCTGAATTTTTCGGTATTGTTGTCTTTAAATCCCTGGAAGATAATTGTTACATCGGATCTGATATTGAATATCTCAAAAATTTATTCGACCGCGTTGCTGAAGAGCACGGCCCTTTTTCGCGGCAAATGAAGATTTTCCGGCGGGAAGTTGTCTCTAAGTCTAAAAGATTAAGTGTGGATGCGGATGGGCGGATTGTCATCCCTCAAGCCATTCGATCTCAGTTAGGAATTGATAAGCAGTTGGTTTACTCAGGCGGCGGTGATTTCTTTGAGATTTGGTCTGCTGAGAGTTTTGCGAAAGCTCATGACAGCGATGCTTCTGAAGCGCTAGAGGTCTTGAACGGCCTGCCTGCGCGAAAGCAATCCGTCACAATGAATGACCTGTTCGGCGGGGGGGATGCATGA
- the ftsL gene encoding cell division protein FtsL, with product MRSLVATFVVILAILAGVAVVYIRFEVNAKTDELEKMVQQIEADRQAVHVLKTEIAYLTSPMKLQDMSLQYLAMMPPKPEQILTSISDVPFRTEGVSIRDEGVPVIQKRYRNKRQRSGL from the coding sequence ATGCGTAGTCTAGTGGCCACCTTTGTTGTGATTTTAGCTATTTTAGCGGGTGTGGCGGTAGTTTATATCCGCTTTGAAGTGAATGCAAAGACCGATGAGCTTGAGAAAATGGTTCAGCAAATTGAGGCGGATCGTCAGGCAGTTCATGTCCTGAAAACAGAAATTGCTTATTTGACATCTCCGATGAAGCTTCAGGATATGTCTCTACAATATTTGGCTATGATGCCTCCCAAGCCAGAGCAGATTTTAACGTCTATTTCCGATGTGCCCTTCCGCACAGAAGGGGTGTCCATCAGAGATGAAGGTGTGCCTGTGATCCAGAAACGGTACCGAAATAAACGGCAAAGGAGCGGGTTGTGA
- a CDS encoding UDP-N-acetylmuramoyl-L-alanyl-D-glutamate--2,6-diaminopimelate ligase, with protein MTRLSDLLSITAPLKDCSVRGVTADSRQVKADFMFFALPGVSFDGRDFIPQAIAAGASTILTTRGAKLPEGCPVQLIESDDPRADYARVAARYYSPVPDFLVAVTGTNGKTSVADFTRQIWKRHGLISGSLGTLGVRSDLIQTQGGLTTPDPMLLHQSLKQLAVSGVTHCALEASSHGLDQRRLEGVHIQAAAFTNLTRDHLDYHANEMAYFKAKERLFTEVMTEEATAVINIDSPHGQSLAEKMKNDGRALLTLGYAEGSDAQILAVTPHASGLVARIKYQAHEEDYRIPLMGSFQAENALAAALLASTADIGVRQCLKSMESLRGVCGRMQYIGETAKGGAVYVDFAHTPDGLKTVLEAASKHATNSLDVLFGCGGDRDAGKRPIMGEIAGKLANRIYVTDDNPRHEDAAAIRKQVMKGCGKAQEISDRGEAIHQAVEALNDGDILILAGKGHEEGQIIGDEKIAFSDIHTAKELLAVKELQ; from the coding sequence GTGACACGCTTAAGCGACCTACTTTCGATTACAGCTCCGCTGAAGGATTGTTCAGTGCGAGGTGTAACCGCAGACAGTCGTCAGGTTAAGGCTGATTTTATGTTTTTTGCCCTTCCTGGGGTCTCTTTTGATGGGCGTGATTTTATTCCTCAAGCTATAGCGGCCGGAGCGTCAACAATCCTAACAACTCGTGGGGCCAAATTACCGGAAGGGTGTCCTGTGCAGTTGATAGAGAGTGATGACCCAAGGGCTGATTACGCGCGGGTTGCAGCACGCTATTACAGCCCAGTACCAGATTTTCTTGTTGCAGTAACGGGAACGAATGGAAAAACATCAGTTGCTGACTTTACACGGCAAATCTGGAAGCGGCATGGCCTAATTTCGGGCAGTTTGGGAACTCTTGGTGTTCGGTCAGACCTCATTCAAACTCAAGGTGGTTTAACTACCCCAGACCCTATGCTTTTACACCAGTCGCTGAAACAATTAGCTGTTTCTGGTGTGACGCACTGTGCCCTAGAAGCATCGTCTCATGGTTTAGATCAAAGGCGGTTAGAGGGGGTGCACATTCAAGCTGCAGCTTTTACTAATTTAACTCGAGATCATCTAGATTATCATGCGAATGAGATGGCATATTTTAAAGCAAAAGAGCGCTTATTCACGGAAGTTATGACTGAAGAGGCGACGGCGGTCATCAATATTGATAGTCCCCACGGTCAATCCTTAGCTGAGAAGATGAAAAACGACGGGCGAGCTTTGCTGACCCTTGGTTATGCAGAGGGATCTGATGCTCAAATCCTCGCTGTCACTCCGCATGCAAGCGGGCTGGTTGCTCGCATTAAATACCAGGCTCACGAAGAGGATTACCGCATTCCCCTCATGGGATCTTTTCAGGCGGAGAACGCCTTAGCTGCAGCATTGCTAGCCTCAACTGCAGATATTGGAGTTCGGCAATGTTTGAAATCCATGGAAAGTTTAAGAGGAGTGTGTGGTCGGATGCAATATATCGGAGAAACAGCAAAAGGCGGTGCTGTTTATGTCGATTTTGCTCATACCCCCGATGGATTAAAGACAGTTCTTGAGGCCGCGTCAAAGCATGCAACCAATTCGCTAGATGTCTTGTTTGGGTGCGGCGGTGACCGAGATGCAGGAAAGCGCCCTATTATGGGTGAGATTGCAGGGAAGCTTGCAAATAGAATTTATGTGACGGACGACAATCCGCGTCATGAGGATGCTGCGGCCATTCGAAAGCAAGTTATGAAGGGGTGTGGCAAGGCTCAGGAAATAAGCGATCGTGGGGAGGCTATTCACCAGGCAGTAGAAGCCTTGAATGATGGTGACATCTTGATTCTGGCCGGAAAAGGGCATGAAGAAGGGCAAATCATCGGTGATGAAAAGATAGCCTTTTCAGATATCCATACGGCAAAAGAACTCTTAGCTGTAAAGGAGCTGCAATAA